The proteins below come from a single Oerskovia jenensis genomic window:
- a CDS encoding alpha/beta hydrolase, producing the protein MRSLTVLPARREDVELHTADGLTLVGELALPAHAAPSGTLITLHPLPTHGGYMDSHVYRKAAWRLPALADLAVLRFNTRGTSSPRGTSEGAFDGGEAERFDVAAAIELAEFHDLPNRWLVGWSFGTEIALKHGTDPGIEGAILLSPPLHRATDDDLDRWAAFGKPLVVLVPELDDYLRPDEARRRFARVPQAEVIAVEGAKHLWVGEPSVRRVLDEIVAHVLPGFPVPLPTTWDAATETGTDTEATDQATYDASRTHVQPSTTGQEP; encoded by the coding sequence ATCCGTTCGCTCACGGTCCTGCCGGCCCGCCGCGAGGACGTCGAGCTCCACACCGCCGACGGCCTGACCCTCGTGGGTGAGCTCGCGCTCCCGGCGCACGCTGCGCCGTCGGGCACGCTGATCACGCTGCACCCGCTGCCCACGCACGGCGGCTACATGGACTCCCACGTGTACCGCAAGGCCGCGTGGCGCCTCCCGGCGCTCGCCGACCTCGCGGTGCTGCGCTTCAACACGCGCGGCACCTCGTCGCCGCGGGGGACGAGCGAGGGCGCGTTCGACGGCGGCGAGGCCGAACGCTTCGACGTCGCCGCGGCGATCGAGCTCGCCGAGTTCCACGACCTGCCGAACCGGTGGCTCGTGGGCTGGTCGTTCGGGACCGAGATCGCGCTCAAGCACGGCACCGACCCGGGCATCGAGGGCGCGATCCTGCTCTCCCCGCCCCTGCACCGTGCGACCGACGACGACCTGGACCGCTGGGCCGCGTTCGGCAAGCCCCTCGTGGTGCTCGTGCCCGAGCTCGACGACTACCTGCGTCCCGACGAGGCACGCCGCCGGTTCGCACGTGTGCCCCAGGCCGAGGTCATCGCGGTCGAGGGCGCGAAGCACCTGTGGGTCGGGGAACCGTCGGTCCGCCGGGTCCTCGACGAGATCGTCGCGCACGTCCTGCCCGGCTTCCCCGTGCCGCTGCCCACGACGTGGGACGCCGCGACAGAGACGGGCACCGACACCGAGGCCACCGACCAGGCCACCTACGACGCCAGCCGAACGCACGTCCAGCCATCGACGACGGGACAGGAACCATGA
- a CDS encoding alpha/beta fold hydrolase, with translation MSTTDRRLALHTLRHGHGLPVLLVHGFPFDHRMWLDVAAALPNGTTVLAVDLPGAGQSPVGAEPASIEAAADGVVAAARAAGVERAVVVGMSMGGYVALAAAERHPDFTAALGLVDTKSTADTDEARANRLRIAEAVTASATVDAVLGMPGALLGATSKVARPALTARLEEWIRSQRPDGVAWAQRAMAARPDRTEVLARFAGPITVVVGEEDTLTPVEAAEHMVAAARGTALVLVQSAGHMSAVEEPAAVANALGDLWATAKG, from the coding sequence ATGAGCACGACCGACCGACGCCTCGCCCTCCACACGTTGCGCCACGGCCACGGGCTGCCCGTGCTGCTCGTGCACGGGTTCCCGTTCGACCACCGCATGTGGCTCGACGTCGCCGCTGCCCTGCCGAACGGCACCACGGTCCTCGCGGTCGACCTGCCCGGCGCGGGCCAGAGCCCGGTCGGCGCCGAGCCCGCCTCGATCGAGGCCGCAGCGGACGGCGTGGTCGCCGCGGCCCGCGCGGCGGGAGTCGAGCGAGCGGTCGTCGTCGGGATGTCGATGGGTGGGTACGTCGCGCTCGCGGCCGCCGAGCGGCACCCCGACTTCACGGCCGCGCTGGGCCTCGTGGACACCAAGTCCACGGCCGACACCGACGAGGCGCGGGCCAACCGCCTGCGCATCGCGGAGGCCGTCACGGCCAGCGCGACGGTCGACGCCGTGCTCGGCATGCCGGGCGCGCTCCTCGGGGCGACCAGCAAGGTGGCCCGCCCGGCGCTGACGGCGCGCCTCGAGGAGTGGATCCGTTCCCAGCGGCCCGACGGCGTCGCGTGGGCCCAGCGCGCCATGGCCGCCCGCCCGGACCGCACCGAGGTCCTGGCCCGCTTCGCGGGCCCGATCACGGTGGTCGTGGGCGAGGAGGACACCCTGACGCCCGTCGAGGCAGCCGAGCACATGGTCGCGGCCGCTCGGGGAACCGCGCTCGTCCTGGTGCAGTCCGCCGGTCACATGAGCGCGGTCGAGGAACCTGCTGCGGTCGCGAACGCGCTCGGGGACCTCTGGGCGACCGCCAAGGGGTGA